The Methylophilus sp. TWE2 region TGAATCTGCCGCAGCGGCAAGTGCCGATCCGCGTGCGTTTGGGACCTAGTGTGCGTACCAGTTTGCAAGAAATCGCCCAGTTACGTGTTCCGTCACGCAATGGGAGTGTTAGCCTGGAAACCGTCGCGACAGTCCGCATGGGTAGCGGCCTGCAGCAGATTGATCGCATGGACCGGATGCGCAATGTCACCTTTGATATTGAGCTCAACAAACGTCAGATTGGCGAAGTCATGCGTGAGGTGCAGCAACTGCCTGCCATGCAAAACCTCCCGCCTAGCGTGAAACAGCTTGAAGCTGGCGATGCCAAGCGTATGAACGAGTTATTTGCCAGTTTTGGTGGCGCCATGATTATCGGCGTGATGTGTATCTATGTGGTGCTAGTGTTGCTATTTGGTGACTTTTTGCAGCCCGTCACGATTCTAGGAGCCTTACCGCTGTCATTGGGTGGCGCTTTCTTTGCGCTGCTGGTGACCCATAACAGCTTCTCCATGCCAAGCGTGATTGGGTTGTTGATGCTGATGGGGGTGGTGACCAAAAACTCCATTCTACTGGTGGAATACACCATCATGGCGCGCAAAGAACGCAAGCTCAGTCGGTTCGATGCCATTATTGATGGCTGCCACAAACGCGCACGCCCAATTATCATGACCACCATTGCCATGGCAGCCGGGATGATGCCGATTGCGCTGGGCTGGAGTGCAGACCCCAGCTTCCGCTCACCAATGGCGATCACGGTGATAGGTGGATTGATTACCTCTACGGTGTTGAGCCTGGTTGTGATTCCGGTGTTGTATACCTATGTGGATGATTTGTTGGGGTGGTTGCGGGGTGTGGGGAGATTGGCGCGGAAGCACGTGTAATCTCTATAAAATGCAGTTGATTAAAATGAGGCGTGCTGAGAGGTGCACCTCGTTTTTTATTGGATGTATAAGAAGGTAATTCTTTAGTTTTTTGTTTTGGTGACGGGATTGAGGTCAGTTTCTTTTCGCCCCTTGGCGAGTTACTTTTCTTTGCTTGCCCAAAGATAAAGTAACCAAAAGAAAGTGCACCCTAGCTTCCGCTTTTATCCTGCGTTGCTCGACCTAGGACTTTCGTCCGTTGCTTTGCCAGACTTAGGCCAAGCGGTCACGAAACTCGACCTGGCAGCTCACAAAGTGCGTGAGCTGCTGCGGGACTCGAACAGTCGCTCCCTTTACTCTTGTTTTGTCTGCGCTACTTGGCGCGTCAGATAGGGGCCCATGAAAAGCACACGCTTTCACCTAAGTGGAATTCTTTGCATTGCATCACGCACGATTACCGTGAAAAAAGAAAATGATTTGTAGTTTCTGCTTTTAATTGAAAAGTGATTTAGCGCCCTGAATTTAACATGTCCAGCGAACGTTTCATCGTGGTGGGTTTGAACGGGCCCCTATCTGCCGCGCCGAGTAGCGCAGTCAGCGTGGGAGTATTTGGCCATTGGCTGTTTGAGTTCCGCAACAAGCCACGAAGTGTGTGGCTTGTCAGGGCGAGTTTCAATGGACGCCCACGCTGATGAGCAACGCAGGATAAAAGCGGAAGCTAGGGTGTCTTATTCTTTGCCTTCTTTCTTATGGACAAGCATAAGAAAGAACGGTCGCCTAGAGGCGAAAAGGAGAGCTGCTAATGAAAAACTAGAGCTTAACTCTCAAGCGCACATTCCACACACTCAATCACAATCTTCTGCAGTTTATCCCTCACTGCCTGACTCAATGGCTGCACCCCGGAATCCCGCATAGGCTCTCCCCAATGGCTATTAGGGAAGTGCTTGTCACTCTCGAATCTAGGTATTATATGCCAATGCATATGAGGGGTTTTATTGCCCAAGCTTGCCAGGTTGATTTTGTCTGGCTGAATCACTTCGCGCATTGCAGTTTCCACCGCAAACACGACTTTCATGGTGCGTGCGCGATCAGCGGGCGGCAGGTCAGTCATTTCTTTCACGTGTGCCAGCAGTTCGACGCGGCAATAGGCTGGGTAATCTGCATCGTGCAATAACACCACACGGCAAAAATCATCTTGCCATAGCAGGTCGTGCGGTGAGGGTTGGCACAGTGGACAGTCGCTCATTATGAGACTGCCAGCATTCTATCCAAAGTCAGTTTGGCCAGTTTGGCTTCGTGTTCAGGGACTTTGATCTGGTTGACCACATTGCCTTCAGCCAGGTTTTCAAGGCACCAGGCCAGGTGTTGTGGGTCAATACGTGCCATGGTCGAACATTCACAAACAACATGACTCATAAACTGCACCAGTTTGTTTTGTGGTTTCATTTCTTCTGCCAGGCGAGTGACCAGGTTTAGCTCAGTCCCCACCAGCCATTTGGTACCAGGTTCGGCTTCACTGACGGTACGCAGGATATATTCGGTAGAGCCGACATAATCAGAGTTAATGCAAACTTCAAATGCCGTTTCCGGGTGGGAAATCACTTTGCCATCCGGGTGTTGCGCGCGGAACTGGTCGATATTTTGTTTGCGGAACATTTGGTGAACGGAACAATGACCTTTCCATAGCAGGATTTTGGCATCCTTGATTTGTTGCTCTGTCAGGCCACCCATGGGCAGGTCTGGATCCCACACCGGCATTTGTTCCAGCGGGATACCCATTTTGTGGCCACTCCAGCGACCCAGGTGCTGATCGGGGAAGAATAGGATTT contains the following coding sequences:
- the nadA gene encoding quinolinate synthase NadA is translated as MQTATIQFEKFQTAQDDDCQARILAARKKLGNRLVILGHHYQHESVYRHADYSGDSLKLSKYCDSLDAEYIVFLGVHFMAEVADILSRPEQIVILPDLAAGCSMADMANLAKVERSYRELNKVLNFDETITPVTYINSAADLKAFCGEHGGIVCTSTNAPKILEWGFSQREKILFFPDQHLGRWSGHKMGIPLEQMPVWDPDLPMGGLTEQQIKDAKILLWKGHCSVHQMFRKQNIDQFRAQHPDGKVISHPETAFEVCINSDYVGSTEYILRTVSEAEPGTKWLVGTELNLVTRLAEEMKPQNKLVQFMSHVVCECSTMARIDPQHLAWCLENLAEGNVVNQIKVPEHEAKLAKLTLDRMLAVS
- a CDS encoding HIT family protein, whose protein sequence is MSDCPLCQPSPHDLLWQDDFCRVVLLHDADYPAYCRVELLAHVKEMTDLPPADRARTMKVVFAVETAMREVIQPDKINLASLGNKTPHMHWHIIPRFESDKHFPNSHWGEPMRDSGVQPLSQAVRDKLQKIVIECVECALES